The following coding sequences are from one Actinomycetota bacterium window:
- a CDS encoding PQQ-dependent sugar dehydrogenase, with protein sequence MSEEVAASAAVDVVAAGFEFPTSLTFDDQGTAYVAEAGLPFAGAVPGGRVWRLRPDGERDLLVEGLRPPVNGLTFHAGALFVSEGGHPARISRLDLADSSLQGVVEGLPGPGNYHTNMTVIGPDGRLYFSQGALTNTGIVGLDAYEVGWLGRLPHAHDIPGFDLVLTGENAVTPDPVSDGGEAVTGAFVPFGTSTAAGQTIPTGLPATAAVMRCDVDGANLELVAWGLRNAYGLGFLRDGRLLVTDQGPDDRGSRPVGNAPDLLFEVQPGAWYGWPDFVGGEPVTDPRYRPERGPPLRSLIANHDQLPAPQRPLVRFPPHSAAVKFDVIPRGAHAGDLLVALFGDEAPMTGPPGPTVGRSVARVDSRTWTVHPFLSGLDRPIDVRFDPHASSVFIVDFGRFEMTTDGVDATPGSGRVLRKRWVG encoded by the coding sequence TTGAGCGAGGAGGTCGCCGCGTCCGCTGCTGTAGACGTCGTGGCTGCCGGGTTCGAGTTCCCGACGAGCCTGACCTTCGACGACCAAGGCACCGCGTACGTCGCCGAGGCGGGGTTGCCCTTCGCGGGCGCGGTGCCCGGCGGGCGGGTCTGGCGGCTCCGACCTGATGGGGAGCGCGACCTGCTCGTGGAGGGCCTGCGTCCCCCGGTCAACGGCCTGACGTTCCACGCCGGTGCGCTGTTCGTCTCCGAGGGCGGCCATCCGGCGCGGATCAGTCGCCTCGACCTGGCCGACAGCAGCCTCCAAGGGGTGGTCGAGGGCCTGCCGGGTCCAGGCAACTACCACACGAACATGACCGTGATCGGGCCGGACGGGCGGCTCTACTTCAGCCAGGGAGCGCTGACCAACACGGGCATCGTCGGGCTCGACGCCTACGAGGTGGGCTGGCTCGGGCGGTTGCCTCACGCCCACGACATCCCCGGCTTCGACCTCGTCCTGACCGGTGAGAACGCCGTGACGCCGGACCCTGTCAGTGACGGCGGGGAGGCCGTCACCGGGGCGTTCGTGCCCTTCGGCACGTCGACCGCTGCCGGGCAGACCATCCCTACCGGGCTCCCAGCGACCGCAGCGGTGATGCGGTGCGACGTCGACGGTGCCAACCTCGAGCTGGTCGCATGGGGACTACGCAACGCCTACGGCCTGGGGTTCCTGCGCGACGGGCGCCTGTTGGTCACCGACCAGGGCCCCGACGACCGGGGCAGCCGGCCGGTCGGCAACGCCCCCGACCTGCTCTTCGAGGTGCAGCCCGGTGCCTGGTATGGCTGGCCCGACTTCGTCGGCGGCGAGCCCGTGACCGACCCGCGGTACCGCCCGGAGCGCGGACCTCCGCTCCGCTCCCTCATCGCCAACCACGACCAGCTACCGGCCCCGCAGCGACCGCTCGTGCGCTTCCCCCCGCACAGCGCCGCCGTGAAGTTCGACGTCATCCCACGAGGCGCGCACGCCGGCGACCTCCTGGTCGCGCTGTTCGGCGACGAGGCCCCGATGACCGGCCCGCCCGGCCCGACGGTCGGCCGCAGCGTGGCCCGGGTCGACTCGCGCACGTGGACCGTGCACCCCTTCCTGTCCGGGTTGGACCGCCCCATCGACGTGCGGTTCGACCCGCACGCGTCCTCGGTGTTCATCGTCGACTTCGGCCGGTTCGAGATGACCACGGACGGTGTGGACGCGACCCCCGGCAGCGGCCGGGTGCTGCGCAAGCGTTGGGTCGGCTGA
- a CDS encoding PQQ-dependent sugar dehydrogenase gives MERLRKIVRAPMVDSVLGYLYAPLEPLVKRIALPRPGLRFHDPAHIFLPDGYVAEVVTTGLNAPVHCTFDDDGLCYVSECGHKIESKPRIVKVDVRSGEQETFFELPDERWEKTGAFTGACWHDGQLYFVNTNSLSRLRPDGTIEDLVTGLPWGDHMTNYPVVGPDGKIYFGQGSVTNTGVVGADNYSYEWLRYHRDLHDVPAADVTLAGRNYEFQNVLGDLRETVRSGAFVPFGTETAAGQVVEGDVKCSGAVLRCNPDGSDLEVVAWGLRNPYGLAFHPDGRLFATEHGIDERSARYVVADYDDFYEIDPGAWYGWPDFASGIRLDDPRWEGRGREPVLAEHPDPDPPKPFVTFDPHAASNGVDFCRDAAFGFEGDAFVALFGDVFPVTTRAKTPVGFKVVRVDVRNRRVIDFAVNRFAGPASRLLHRGLERPSHCQFGPDGALYVVDWGEIHIAPEVGGIRMVERTGTLWRIRRTGGPAGQAPRAPVVVPANAIRGLLIGAAAGLVAILLRRRRASDD, from the coding sequence ATGGAACGGTTGAGGAAGATCGTCCGCGCACCGATGGTCGACAGCGTCCTCGGCTACCTGTACGCGCCGCTCGAGCCCCTCGTCAAGCGCATCGCGCTCCCCCGCCCGGGGCTGCGCTTCCACGACCCCGCCCACATCTTCCTCCCCGACGGCTACGTCGCCGAGGTCGTCACCACCGGCCTCAACGCCCCGGTGCACTGCACGTTCGATGACGACGGGTTGTGCTACGTCAGCGAGTGCGGGCACAAGATCGAGTCCAAGCCGCGGATCGTGAAGGTCGACGTGCGCTCGGGCGAGCAGGAGACCTTCTTCGAGCTCCCCGACGAGCGCTGGGAGAAGACGGGCGCCTTCACCGGTGCGTGCTGGCACGACGGGCAGCTGTACTTCGTCAACACGAACTCGCTGTCGCGGCTCCGGCCCGACGGAACCATCGAGGACCTCGTCACCGGGCTGCCGTGGGGCGACCACATGACGAACTACCCGGTCGTCGGACCGGACGGCAAGATCTACTTCGGGCAGGGCTCGGTCACGAACACCGGGGTGGTGGGTGCCGACAACTACTCCTACGAGTGGCTGCGCTACCACCGCGACCTGCACGACGTGCCAGCAGCCGACGTCACCCTGGCCGGGCGGAACTACGAGTTCCAGAACGTGCTGGGTGACCTGCGCGAGACGGTGCGGTCCGGCGCCTTCGTGCCCTTCGGGACCGAGACCGCCGCGGGACAGGTCGTCGAAGGCGACGTGAAGTGCTCCGGCGCGGTGCTGCGCTGCAACCCGGACGGCAGCGACCTGGAGGTCGTCGCCTGGGGGCTGCGCAACCCGTACGGCCTAGCGTTCCACCCCGACGGGCGACTGTTCGCCACCGAGCACGGGATCGACGAGCGCAGCGCCCGCTACGTCGTGGCCGACTACGACGATTTCTACGAGATCGACCCCGGCGCCTGGTACGGCTGGCCGGATTTCGCCTCCGGGATCCGGTTGGACGACCCGCGCTGGGAAGGCCGGGGGCGCGAACCGGTCCTGGCCGAGCACCCCGACCCGGATCCGCCGAAGCCGTTCGTGACGTTCGACCCGCACGCCGCCTCCAACGGCGTCGATTTCTGCCGGGATGCGGCGTTCGGCTTCGAAGGCGACGCGTTCGTGGCGCTGTTCGGTGACGTCTTCCCCGTCACGACCAGGGCCAAGACCCCGGTGGGCTTCAAGGTCGTGCGTGTCGACGTGCGCAACCGGCGTGTCATCGACTTCGCGGTCAACCGCTTCGCCGGGCCCGCGTCACGTCTCCTGCACCGGGGGCTCGAGCGGCCGTCGCACTGCCAGTTCGGTCCCGACGGGGCCCTGTACGTCGTCGACTGGGGCGAGATCCACATCGCCCCGGAGGTCGGCGGCATCCGCATGGTCGAGCGGACCGGGACGCTGTGGCGTATCCGCCGCACCGGCGGCCCCGCGGGGCAGGCCCCACGCGCCCCGGTGGTCGTCCCGGCCAACGCGATCCGCGGTCTGCTCATCGGCGCAGCCGCCGGGCTGGTCGCCATCCTGCTCAGACGGCGCCGAGCCTCCGACGACTGA
- a CDS encoding methyltransferase domain-containing protein, translating into MTGRRRRPRWDRNDLRQYDDLAGEWWRPGGAFAALHWLAAARAELIPPAPRPGAVLVDAACGGGLLRPYVQGYRYIGVDVVASAVAVASRHGATALQGDITALPLRSGCADVVVAGEVFEHVAHLETAVAEIARVLRHGGTLVFDTINDTRSARLSLLTVGERLPGGPPPRIHDPDLFVSPERIGALCSRHGIRIEIRGLRPSLVDYLRFLARRDRPVRMLPSSSVAGLYQGRGCRR; encoded by the coding sequence ATGACGGGACGACGACGGCGCCCGAGGTGGGACAGGAACGACCTGCGCCAGTACGACGACCTGGCCGGGGAGTGGTGGCGACCCGGAGGCGCGTTCGCGGCGTTGCACTGGCTCGCCGCAGCCCGCGCGGAACTGATCCCGCCCGCCCCGCGACCAGGAGCGGTCCTCGTCGATGCCGCGTGCGGTGGAGGCCTGCTCCGCCCGTACGTCCAGGGCTACCGCTACATCGGCGTCGACGTCGTGGCATCCGCGGTCGCGGTCGCATCCCGTCATGGCGCCACAGCGCTCCAGGGCGACATCACAGCGCTGCCGTTGCGCAGCGGCTGCGCTGACGTTGTCGTGGCCGGGGAGGTCTTCGAGCACGTGGCGCACCTGGAGACCGCCGTGGCCGAGATCGCCCGGGTGCTGCGCCACGGCGGGACGCTCGTCTTCGACACGATCAACGACACACGGTCGGCGCGTCTCTCGCTCCTCACGGTCGGGGAGCGCCTACCCGGTGGGCCGCCGCCGCGCATCCACGACCCCGACCTGTTCGTATCCCCGGAACGGATCGGGGCGTTGTGCAGCCGCCACGGCATCCGGATCGAGATCCGTGGCCTGCGGCCGTCGCTCGTCGACTACCTGCGCTTCCTCGCCCGCCGGGATCGACCTGTCCGGATGTTGCCGTCCTCCTCGGTCGCGGGGCTCTACCAGGGACGAGGATGCAGACGGTGA
- a CDS encoding acyl-CoA/acyl-ACP dehydrogenase, with product MQTVNDDARERATELATRFAARAHQHDDAAAFPSADIDDLRDAGLLGLMVPERLGGLGAGFAEYVDVAVVLAGGSPATALVFNMHASVTGALAGIPDEHARALGVPEWALHARDAMLQAAADGAMYGVAISEPQVGSRLSALTTAYEREGDGYRLRGTKSACSGAGHLDAYLVAARAARDPHEGTISYFLVPDGDGIEAGTGWDPLGMRATASNALDLDVHVASDRLVGGLEGLVLPLAWSMPQWLVASYAAVYVGVAEAAVRSGADYLRRRLSAGRNVTSSVRRRLGRADADVRAARLVLQHAARLVDEAPGEPDTNRWLYRTKLLAGDVAMSTVASVAEACGLGALSRGAPLERLFRDARFGAIMPPASDACADYLGATALGLDPVEAMEETPW from the coding sequence ATGCAGACGGTGAACGACGACGCACGCGAACGAGCGACCGAACTGGCAACCAGGTTCGCGGCTCGTGCGCATCAGCACGACGACGCCGCCGCGTTCCCGTCCGCCGACATCGACGACCTGCGCGACGCCGGTCTGCTCGGCCTGATGGTGCCGGAGAGACTGGGGGGCCTGGGAGCGGGGTTCGCCGAGTACGTCGACGTTGCCGTGGTCCTGGCCGGTGGGAGCCCCGCGACGGCGCTGGTGTTCAACATGCACGCGTCCGTCACCGGGGCGCTGGCCGGGATCCCCGACGAGCACGCCCGCGCTCTCGGCGTCCCCGAGTGGGCCCTGCACGCCCGGGACGCGATGCTGCAGGCCGCCGCCGACGGCGCTATGTACGGCGTGGCGATCAGCGAACCGCAGGTCGGCTCACGTCTGTCGGCGTTGACGACGGCGTACGAGCGTGAGGGGGACGGCTACCGGCTGCGGGGCACCAAGTCGGCCTGCTCGGGCGCGGGCCACCTCGACGCCTACCTCGTCGCGGCCCGGGCTGCCCGCGACCCCCACGAGGGGACGATCTCCTACTTCCTGGTCCCCGACGGTGACGGCATCGAGGCGGGCACGGGCTGGGATCCGCTCGGGATGCGAGCGACCGCGAGCAACGCGCTGGACCTCGACGTCCACGTCGCCTCGGATCGGCTCGTCGGCGGGCTGGAGGGTCTGGTTCTGCCGCTCGCGTGGTCGATGCCCCAGTGGCTCGTCGCCTCGTACGCGGCGGTCTACGTCGGGGTCGCGGAGGCGGCGGTGCGAAGCGGCGCCGACTACCTGCGACGGCGACTGAGCGCAGGTCGCAACGTCACGTCGTCCGTGCGCCGCCGGTTGGGCCGTGCCGACGCCGACGTCCGGGCCGCCCGCCTCGTCCTTCAGCACGCGGCCCGGCTCGTCGACGAGGCCCCGGGCGAGCCCGATACCAACCGGTGGCTGTACCGCACCAAGCTGCTCGCCGGGGACGTCGCGATGAGCACGGTCGCGTCGGTGGCCGAGGCCTGCGGCCTGGGAGCCCTGTCGCGCGGCGCACCCCTCGAGCGGCTGTTCCGCGACGCCCGGTTCGGCGCGATCATGCCTCCGGCCAGCGACGCCTGCGCCGACTACCTCGGAGCGACGGCCCTGGGCCTCGACCCTGTCGAAGCCATGGAGGAGACGCCGTGGTGA
- a CDS encoding OsmC family protein, with protein sequence MTAEAVGEVEAEDVLILKRIHVTYRLEVPPDADRDTIERVHELHQERCPVARSIHPQIQVTTSLDVIEA encoded by the coding sequence CTGACGGCCGAGGCGGTCGGGGAGGTCGAAGCCGAGGACGTGCTGATCCTCAAGCGGATCCACGTCACCTACCGCCTCGAGGTTCCCCCGGACGCCGACCGGGACACCATCGAACGGGTGCACGAGCTGCACCAGGAGCGTTGCCCGGTGGCCCGCAGCATCCACCCTCAGATCCAGGTCACCACGTCGCTCGACGTCATCGAAGCCTGA
- a CDS encoding FAD-dependent oxidoreductase, with the protein MPLPHSSPGLVRTVRRRPRDVAVLGAGPAGIAAAYRLARQQHHPVVLERADRVGGAAASFDVAGVRVDHGSHRLHPATDAAILSVLRRLLGPDLQRRPRRGRIHLLGRWVAFPLQPVDLIRHLPAGVALGAARDAVAGPTRRPAADTFADVLWARLGPTICEHFYFPYARKIWGRDPHQLSGEQARRRVSADSPTKLLRRIVGLDGRGRDHFWYPRRGFGQLWETLAAAAVDAGAQLHLGCEVRGVRLDADGVEVDVAGRSPIRAAHAWSTLPVTSLVRMIEPPPPADVLDAAAALRTRAMVLVYLVLHTDRYTSYDAHYLPGLHTPVTRVSEPKNYRDAASDPGGRTVLCAEIPCDRGDAIWSASDDELVGTVRDALVGAELTDPRPVDVAVRRLPAAYPIYDLGWDDAFATVDGWLASLPRVLTFGRQGLFVHDNSHHALAMAWAAAEAFRPDATFDEQRWAGARRRFEDHVVED; encoded by the coding sequence ATGCCGCTGCCCCACTCCTCGCCCGGGCTCGTCCGCACGGTCCGCCGGCGCCCCCGCGACGTCGCCGTGCTCGGCGCCGGCCCAGCCGGGATCGCAGCGGCGTACCGGCTCGCTCGCCAACAACACCATCCGGTCGTGCTCGAGCGTGCGGACCGGGTCGGCGGCGCAGCCGCGAGCTTCGACGTGGCCGGTGTGAGGGTCGACCACGGCAGCCACCGGCTGCACCCCGCCACCGACGCGGCGATCCTGTCGGTGCTGCGCCGGCTCCTCGGCCCCGACCTGCAGCGCCGGCCGCGACGCGGCCGCATCCACCTGCTCGGCCGCTGGGTCGCGTTCCCCTTGCAGCCGGTCGACCTGATCCGTCACCTACCCGCCGGGGTCGCGCTCGGCGCGGCGCGTGACGCGGTCGCCGGCCCCACCCGCCGACCCGCAGCGGACACGTTCGCGGACGTGCTGTGGGCACGGCTCGGACCGACGATCTGCGAGCACTTCTACTTCCCGTACGCACGCAAGATCTGGGGCCGCGACCCGCATCAGCTATCGGGAGAGCAGGCCCGTCGACGGGTCAGTGCCGACTCCCCGACCAAGCTGCTGCGACGGATCGTCGGCCTCGACGGTCGCGGTCGCGACCACTTCTGGTACCCGCGGCGTGGCTTCGGGCAGCTGTGGGAGACGCTCGCGGCCGCCGCCGTGGACGCCGGCGCCCAGCTGCACCTGGGGTGCGAGGTCCGAGGTGTCCGCCTCGACGCGGACGGGGTCGAGGTCGACGTCGCCGGCCGGTCGCCGATCCGCGCTGCGCATGCCTGGTCGACGCTGCCGGTGACGTCCCTCGTGCGCATGATCGAGCCGCCGCCGCCAGCCGACGTGCTCGACGCAGCCGCGGCGCTACGCACGCGGGCGATGGTGCTGGTCTACCTGGTGCTGCACACCGATCGGTACACGTCCTACGACGCGCACTACCTGCCCGGCCTGCACACCCCCGTGACGCGCGTGTCCGAGCCGAAGAACTACCGCGACGCGGCCAGCGACCCGGGCGGACGCACCGTGCTGTGCGCGGAGATCCCGTGCGACCGCGGCGACGCCATCTGGTCGGCCAGCGACGACGAGCTGGTGGGGACGGTCCGTGACGCGCTGGTCGGCGCGGAACTGACCGACCCTCGCCCCGTCGACGTCGCGGTCCGGCGACTGCCCGCCGCGTACCCGATCTACGACCTCGGCTGGGACGACGCGTTCGCGACCGTCGACGGTTGGCTCGCGAGTCTCCCGCGGGTGCTCACGTTCGGCCGCCAGGGGCTGTTCGTCCACGACAACTCCCATCACGCCCTCGCCATGGCGTGGGCGGCGGCGGAGGCGTTCCGCCCCGATGCGACGTTCGACGAGCAGCGGTGGGCCGGCGCCCGCCGACGCTTCGAGGACCACGTCGTCGAGGACTGA
- the rdgB gene encoding RdgB/HAM1 family non-canonical purine NTP pyrophosphatase: MAADRRRLVVATTNRGKLAELHRILADLPIELVAMDEVGVHAPDETGATFEDNAALKARHAAETTGLLAVADDSGLQVDALGGAPGVRSARYAGEHGDDTANNARLLQELAGVPDEDRTARFVCVAALATPDGQIWTRRGVMEGRIVHAPRGDGGFGYDPLFVAAGESRTNGELPPQVKDARSHRGAAFRAIRADVQGLLAGR, from the coding sequence GTGGCGGCTGATCGCCGCCGGTTGGTCGTGGCGACCACCAACCGCGGCAAGCTCGCCGAGCTGCACCGCATCCTCGCCGACCTCCCGATCGAGCTGGTCGCGATGGACGAGGTCGGTGTGCACGCCCCGGACGAGACCGGGGCGACGTTCGAGGACAACGCGGCGCTGAAAGCCCGTCACGCCGCCGAGACGACCGGCCTGCTGGCCGTGGCCGACGACTCGGGCCTGCAGGTCGATGCGCTCGGGGGTGCGCCTGGGGTGCGCTCGGCACGGTACGCCGGTGAGCACGGCGACGACACCGCCAACAACGCCCGCCTCCTCCAGGAGCTCGCTGGGGTCCCCGACGAGGACCGCACCGCCCGGTTCGTCTGCGTGGCTGCGTTGGCGACCCCCGACGGGCAGATCTGGACCCGGCGGGGGGTGATGGAGGGGCGCATCGTCCACGCTCCGCGGGGCGACGGCGGGTTCGGGTACGACCCGCTGTTCGTCGCCGCTGGCGAGAGCCGCACCAACGGGGAGCTGCCCCCCCAGGTGAAGGATGCCCGCAGCCACCGCGGTGCGGCTTTCCGCGCCATCCGCGCCGACGTCCAGGGGCTGCTGGCCGGTCGGTGA
- the rph gene encoding ribonuclease PH, which translates to MTDADRPDGRRPDQLRPVRFQLDVQTAPAASCMVAFGATQLLCAASVEERAPRWRERRGWVTAEYSMLPGATAPRAARQRNVGGRTHEIQRLIGRSLRAVIDLDALPDVTLTVDCDVLTADGGTRTAAITGGWVALARACERLGFEATVTGQVAAVSVGIVDGRAVLDLPYVEDVRADVDMNVVATTDGRLVEVQGTAEGEPFDRGALDTLLDLAVAGCEELFALQRAALEGVDGGG; encoded by the coding sequence GTGACTGACGCCGACCGCCCCGACGGGCGGCGCCCCGACCAGCTGCGCCCGGTCCGCTTCCAGCTCGACGTGCAGACCGCGCCGGCCGCGTCGTGCATGGTGGCGTTCGGCGCGACGCAGCTGCTGTGCGCCGCGTCGGTGGAGGAGCGGGCGCCCCGCTGGCGCGAGCGGCGCGGCTGGGTGACCGCCGAGTACAGCATGCTGCCGGGTGCGACGGCCCCACGGGCGGCCCGGCAGCGCAACGTCGGCGGCCGCACACACGAGATCCAACGTCTGATCGGCCGGTCGCTGCGCGCCGTGATCGACCTCGACGCGCTCCCGGACGTCACGCTCACCGTCGACTGTGACGTGCTGACCGCCGACGGTGGGACCCGCACCGCGGCGATCACGGGTGGTTGGGTCGCGCTGGCACGGGCGTGCGAGCGGTTGGGGTTCGAGGCGACCGTCACCGGGCAGGTCGCTGCCGTGTCGGTCGGCATCGTCGACGGGCGGGCGGTGCTGGACCTGCCGTACGTCGAGGACGTCCGCGCCGACGTGGACATGAACGTGGTGGCCACGACTGACGGTCGCTTGGTGGAGGTGCAGGGCACCGCCGAGGGTGAGCCGTTCGACCGCGGGGCGCTCGACACGCTGTTGGACCTGGCGGTCGCCGGGTGCGAGGAGCTGTTCGCCTTGCAGCGTGCCGCCCTGGAGGGGGTCGACGGTGGCGGCTGA
- a CDS encoding MBL fold metallo-hydrolase: MTLEVVVLGCSGTHPGPGRACSGYLVRSERTQVVLDCGNGSTSNLFRVTDLADVDAVVLSHRHPDHCVDMIGLYYALKFDPAGDRRLDVHAPPGTREFLAQLVDDGDTFGRILRFHDAAPGGTLQIGDLELTFHDSPHAVPTVAVRVEHHDGVVAYSADSGGGPGVVDAARDADLFLCEASWLGDPADYPQDLHLTARGAGALGAAALARRLALVHLWPANSREQAREEAQQAYSGPVHVAEDLDVYEVGGD; the protein is encoded by the coding sequence ATGACGCTCGAGGTCGTGGTCCTGGGTTGCTCAGGCACCCACCCCGGGCCGGGGCGTGCCTGCTCGGGGTACCTGGTCAGGAGCGAGCGCACGCAGGTGGTGTTGGACTGCGGGAACGGGTCGACCAGCAACCTGTTCCGCGTCACGGACCTGGCCGACGTCGACGCGGTGGTGCTCAGCCACCGTCATCCCGACCACTGCGTCGACATGATCGGGCTGTACTACGCGTTGAAGTTCGACCCGGCCGGTGACCGCCGGCTCGACGTGCACGCCCCGCCCGGCACGCGGGAGTTCCTGGCGCAGCTCGTCGACGATGGGGACACGTTCGGTCGGATCCTGCGCTTCCACGATGCCGCCCCCGGCGGGACGCTGCAGATCGGCGACCTCGAGCTCACCTTCCACGACAGCCCCCACGCGGTCCCCACCGTGGCGGTCCGCGTCGAGCACCACGACGGCGTCGTGGCGTACTCGGCCGACAGCGGAGGAGGCCCCGGCGTGGTGGATGCGGCCCGTGACGCCGACCTGTTCCTGTGCGAGGCCAGCTGGCTGGGCGACCCCGCCGACTACCCGCAGGACCTCCACCTGACCGCCCGGGGAGCTGGGGCGTTGGGTGCCGCGGCGTTGGCACGCCGGCTGGCGCTGGTTCACCTGTGGCCGGCCAACTCCCGCGAGCAAGCCCGGGAGGAGGCACAGCAGGCCTACTCGGGACCGGTGCACGTGGCCGAGGACCTCGACGTGTACGAGGTCGGCGGTGACTGA
- a CDS encoding cysteine synthase family protein — MLYDDVSQAVGNTPLVRLEALSPPGYPLYLKLEGHNPTGSVKDRVAKYLIEQAEADGVLAPGQRILEPTSGNTGIALAALCRPKGYPLTCVMPENTSQERKDLLTMFGVDLIYSPAAEGSNGAVLRAQELAAADPDVYMPFQYGNPANPLSHYETTAPELIADLPDLGAFVAGLGTGGTVTGAGRRLKEWNPEVKVVAAEPEYGDLVYGLRNLDEGYVPEVLDETVLDSRIKVDSLKALTATRELVVREGLFAGVSTGAALAVAIRACRRLPEGTKVVVLSPDGGWKYLSTGAYAPGDVTAIAERLSTTLWA; from the coding sequence GTGCTCTACGACGACGTCTCGCAGGCGGTCGGGAACACACCGCTCGTGCGCCTTGAGGCGCTGTCACCGCCCGGGTACCCGCTGTACCTCAAGCTCGAGGGACACAACCCCACCGGGTCGGTCAAGGACCGCGTCGCCAAGTACCTGATCGAGCAGGCCGAGGCAGACGGCGTGCTGGCGCCCGGCCAACGGATCCTGGAACCCACGTCGGGGAACACCGGCATCGCGCTGGCGGCCTTGTGCCGGCCCAAGGGCTACCCGCTGACCTGCGTGATGCCCGAGAACACCTCGCAGGAACGCAAGGACCTGCTGACCATGTTCGGCGTGGACCTGATCTACTCCCCGGCCGCAGAGGGCAGCAACGGTGCGGTCCTGCGGGCCCAGGAACTCGCTGCGGCCGACCCCGACGTTTACATGCCGTTCCAGTACGGCAACCCCGCCAACCCCCTGTCTCACTACGAGACCACCGCCCCGGAGCTCATCGCCGACCTGCCCGACTTGGGGGCGTTCGTGGCCGGGCTGGGCACCGGCGGGACGGTGACGGGTGCCGGCCGGCGACTGAAGGAGTGGAACCCGGAGGTGAAGGTCGTCGCGGCCGAACCCGAGTACGGCGACCTGGTGTACGGACTGCGCAACCTCGACGAGGGCTACGTCCCCGAGGTGCTCGACGAGACCGTCCTGGACAGCCGCATCAAGGTCGACTCCTTGAAGGCGCTCACCGCGACCCGGGAGCTGGTCGTCCGTGAGGGGTTGTTCGCTGGGGTGTCCACCGGCGCTGCCCTGGCGGTCGCCATCCGTGCTTGCCGGCGCCTGCCTGAGGGCACCAAGGTCGTGGTGCTCTCGCCCGACGGGGGTTGGAAGTACCTCTCGACCGGCGCCTATGCTCCCGGCGACGTCACCGCCATCGCCGAGCGCCTGTCGACCACGCTCTGGGCGTGA
- a CDS encoding MoaD/ThiS family protein, whose protein sequence is MPVVRIPSVLRKHTDGVAKIEATGSTVREVLDDLVIKYPPLGEQLLGDGDIRRFVNVYVGDEDIRYMDGLDTPVADDEEVAIMPAVAGGT, encoded by the coding sequence ATGCCCGTCGTGCGCATCCCCAGCGTGCTGCGCAAGCACACCGACGGCGTCGCCAAGATCGAAGCCACCGGCAGCACCGTCCGGGAGGTCCTCGACGACCTCGTGATCAAGTACCCGCCGTTGGGTGAGCAGTTGCTCGGCGACGGGGACATCCGCCGGTTCGTCAACGTCTACGTCGGCGACGAGGACATCCGGTACATGGACGGTCTCGACACGCCCGTCGCGGATGACGAGGAGGTCGCGATCATGCCTGCGGTCGCCGGCGGCACCTGA
- a CDS encoding M67 family metallopeptidase → MTETLRLDPATVDALVERAWSDFPYEVCGLLGIRPDGQLEHFPVTNAERSMTYYVMDGRELLRAMREIEDNGWGLVIYHSHTHTRAYPSRTDVELAAYSEAIYLIVSLQDRDRPEMRAFHIVDGEITEVDIDLVGD, encoded by the coding sequence GTGACAGAGACGCTGCGCCTGGACCCGGCCACGGTCGACGCGCTGGTCGAGCGGGCGTGGTCGGACTTCCCCTACGAGGTCTGTGGCCTGCTCGGGATCCGCCCCGACGGCCAGCTCGAGCACTTCCCGGTCACCAACGCCGAACGCTCGATGACGTACTACGTGATGGACGGCCGAGAACTCCTCCGCGCGATGCGCGAGATCGAGGACAACGGCTGGGGACTGGTGATCTACCACTCCCACACCCACACCCGGGCGTACCCGTCTCGCACCGACGTGGAGCTGGCTGCCTACAGCGAGGCGATCTACCTCATCGTCAGCCTCCAGGACCGCGACCGCCCCGAGATGCGTGCGTTCCACATCGTCGACGGCGAGATCACCGAGGTCGACATCGACCTCGTCGGCGACTGA